From the Lolium rigidum isolate FL_2022 chromosome 2, APGP_CSIRO_Lrig_0.1, whole genome shotgun sequence genome, one window contains:
- the LOC124686028 gene encoding uncharacterized protein LOC124686028, with translation MARLATILSFGDHADDDADVPETEQHEEYREEQHHDEDDDATSVASDDSFEFAFARPLVTAPHADALADDLFAHGRIIPAYPVFHRHHDGASASASASSATAPPSPDTYCAWTPRSAPGSPAREPATFPKSASTGQSVPRFRIRDLIGSGAGRRSNSDGKEKFLFIQPSTPKTTTTTTPPASAAPAAKKPSSSSSQPKTKQSKKKGAAPVTEMDMATAHRLFYSKPAATGTERPSTTTKKSYLPYRPAIVGFFAAAHGLRPKHHPY, from the coding sequence ATGGCGCGCCTCGCCACCATCCTCAGCTTCGGCGAccacgccgacgacgacgccgacgtccCGGAGACAGAGCAGCACGAGGAATACAGGGAGGAGCAACACCACGACGAAGATGACGACGCCACGTCAGTAGCCAGCGACGACAGCTTCGAGTTCGCCTTCGCGCGCCCGCTCGTCACGGCGCCACACGCGGACGCCCTCGCCGACGACCTCTTCGCGCACGGCCGCATCATCCCGGCCTACCCCGTCTTCCACCGCCACCACGacggcgcctccgcctccgcctcggcctcctccgccacGGCGCCGCCCTCGCCGGACACCTACTGCGCCTGGACGCCGCGGTCCGCGCCGGGGTCGCCGGCCCGCGAGCCTGCCACCTTCCCCAAGAGCGCCTCCACTGGCCAGTCCGTGCCCCGCTTCCGCATCCGCGACCTCATCGGCTCCGGCGCCGGGCGCAGGTCAAACAGCGACGGCAAGGAGAAGTTCCTCTTCATCCAGCCCTCCACGCCcaagacaacaacaacaaccacgccACCCGCCTCCGCGGCGCCCGCGGCCAAgaaaccttcttcttcctcctcgcagCCAAAGACAAAGCAGAGCAAGAAGAAGGGCGCCGCCCCCGTGACGGAGATGGACATGGCCACCGCGCACAGGCTCTTCTACAGCAAGCCCGCCGCCACCGGCACCGAGAGGCCGTCCACCACCACCAAGAAGTCCTACCTGCCATACCGGCCGGCCATCGTCGGCTTCTTCGCCGCCGCGCACGGCCTCCGCCCAAAGCACCACCCGTACTAG